Proteins encoded within one genomic window of Solea senegalensis isolate Sse05_10M linkage group LG11, IFAPA_SoseM_1, whole genome shotgun sequence:
- the klf15 gene encoding Krueppel-like factor 15, protein MVDNFPLSKEIFHPNSGSPLAYQLSDMVTDLGIYQVMPSPLSEDDLSESSSPRSCSSPDSQVLSSSYGSNSSAESQDSILDHLLSQASLGVSSISAGSGAPIPLSTFLWDSRRNELSEREPVKEENLDFLTWSNVETEEQLCGSFQPTLEEIEEFLEENMEVVTIKQEIREGSPEMRMGLEEAHGLEVGIEWCREASSDHTPEPEAKYSDQTVPTGSTTDLATGASSETKATSVDSTDESRTGAKNASISKPSSAHSEAASSGMPVILQIQPLQIKQEPAVAPLAPAPQPPQPPPATDIKIAQLLVNIQGQTFALVPHVVPSSNLNMSSKFVRIAPVPIAAKPVGLADSSVCQGAGILAGGQKFQKNPVADLIKMHKCTFPGCTKMYTKSSHLKAHLRRHTGEKPFACNWQGCGWRFSRSDELSRHRRSHSGVKPYQCPVCEKKFARSDHLSKHIKVHRFPRSSRTVRAAN, encoded by the exons ATGGTAGACAATTTTCCTTTGAGCAAGGAGATTTTTCATCCCAACAGTGGCTCTCCACTGGCCTACCAGCTTTCTGACATGGTGACAGACCTGGGGATCTACCAGGTGATGCCTTCACCACTTTCTGAGGATGACCTAAGCGAATCGTCCAGCCCACGTTCCTGCTCCAGCCCAGACTCCCAAGTGCTCAGCTCCAGCTATGGCAGCAACTCCAGCGCTGAGAGCCAGGATAGCATCCTGGACCACTTGCTGTCCCAGGCCTCTTTAGGTGTCAGTAGCATTTCAGCAGGGTCGGGGGCACCTATACCATTATCCACCTTCCTCTGGGACTCACGGAGAAATGAGCTTTCTGAACGTGAGCCGGTAAAGGAGGAAAATCTTGACTTCCTCACCTGGTCTAATGTGGAGACAGAGGAACAACTTTGTGGGTCCTTTCAGCCCACTCTGGAAGAAATTGAAGAGTTCCTGGAGGAGAATATGGAGGTGGTGACAATAAAGCAGGAAATCCGAGAGGGTTCACCTGAGATGAGAATGGGACTAGAGGAAGCTCATGGTCTAGAAGTTGGGATTGAGTGGTGCAGGGAGGCTTCATCTGACCATACGCCAGAGCCAGAGGCCAAGTATTCAGACCAAactgtccccactggcagcacCACTGACCTGGCCACTGGTGCCTCCAGCGAGACCAAAGCTACATCAGTTGACTCTACAGATGAATCCAGAACTGGGGCCAAGAATGCATCAATCAGCAAACCTTCATCAGCACACAGTGAGGCTGCCAGTAGTGGAATGCCTGTCATCCTTCAAATTCAGCCACTTCAGATCAAGCAGGAGCCTGCAGTAGCACCTCTTGCCCCAGCACCCCAGCCTCCACAGCCTCCCCCAGCAACAGACATCAAAATTGCACAGCTACTCGTCAACATTCAAGGTCAGACGTTTGCGCTGGTGCCCCACGTCGTGCCATCATCTAACCTGAACATGTCCTCCAAGTTTGTGCGCATTGCTCCTGTCCCCATCGCAGCTAAACCTGTTGGGCTTGCAGACAGCTCAGTCTGCCAGGGAGCAGGGATTCTTGCTGGAGGTCAAAAGTTCCAGAAGAATCCAGTGGCGGATCTTATTAAAATGCACAAATGCACTTTTCCTGGGTGCACCAAGATGTACACCAAGAGCAGCCACCTAAAAGCCCACCTGAGAAGGCACACAGGGGAGAAGCCCTTCGCCTGCAACTGGCAGGGCTGTGGATGGAG GTTTTCACGATCAGACGAGCTATCCCGACACCGGCGCTCCCACTCGGGGGTCAAACCCTACCAATGTCCTGTTTGTGAGAAGAAGTTTGCCCGCAGTGACCACCTGTCAAAACACATCAAAGTGCACCGCTTTCCACGAAGCAGCCGAACAGTTCGCGCAGCAAACTGA